In Lolium rigidum isolate FL_2022 chromosome 7, APGP_CSIRO_Lrig_0.1, whole genome shotgun sequence, the DNA window ACACGGTGGTAGACAACTTAGAAACGGTGAAACCATATTGTACAATGAATGCATATtgatcatagttggtatacaactTAACACCAGTGTGTATGCAAGTTAACAATAATTGGTATGCAACTTAATAGTAGTGGGTATATCGCTTTGACACCGATGGTGCTTAGACCTCCGCGGAGCTAGGCTGAACGGTGGCGAGTGGGAGCTCTATGATGATGGAGAGGGCGAGATATGGGCAGACTATCTAGCTCGGCATATGTCGGTGATAGGAGCGAATTGAGCGAGATGAAGAGACGTTGTGACATCACCATAGGCAACTCATACAACTTAGCACTAGTTCACATATGGGGTACGAACTTAGCACCAATGATGTATACAACTTAGCAACAATGGATATGCAACTTAGCACTAGTGGTATATAAACTTAGTACTAATGAGTATGCAACATAGTACATGTGTGAACTAGAAGGATTATACAACTTAATAATAGTGGTATGCAACTTAACCCTAGTTGGTATACAACTTAGTAAACAGTGGatattcaacttataacatgtgtggaGCAACAATTTACCGTCTACAAACACGAGTTAGCAAATGTGCGAGTGAACAATTTATTGTGTACATAACACAATTTAGCTCATATATGGAACCGATAACACCGTCAGAGAAAATACAACTTAGCACATATGTAAGAAAAAAATTTGCAGGTTAGAGCTTTGGGATAACGAGATGGCAGGCAAACCAGTTTGATGCTAGTAGGCAACTTAGCTCTATAAGCAAATTGAGCGAAATAAAGAGTTCTTATCCGTGATGTTCTGTGCCAGCGACATGAGAAAATTGAGCGAAATAAAGAGGGCATCGAGTGTGCGATCTTTGATGGAAATGGACTACAATGCAACATTCAACTGAGGCTAAAAAAGAACCGAACAAAAGTGTACATGTAAAATTTGTTAACCCAAAAGTTTGAGGGCTGAAATGAAAAACAAAATGAAGGGATAAGGTCTCTCACATCCCTCTGCAGCTCTGCTTGCGAATTTCCCCGCAGCGATGCTCCTCTTCGATTTTCTTGCTCACGCGAACGGAGACCCAGTGCTGCTCCTTCCTCGTGATAATCCCATCGCACTCCTCCCTTTTTCTTCCTCGACACCCAGTAAGGCGAGCCTCATCACGCTGCCGCAGCTGGGGATCCCTTCCGCGCCGCTACCACGGAAGAAGTCCTCGGTCGAGCTGGAGGAGGAATACGCGGTGGACGCTAGTCGCATGCGTTCAGCGCTGTGCCGGTGGGAGGATACGAGCCGTTGCCGGGGGAGCGCGCGGGGCGCGACGGTCGAAGCCGAGGAGCACGGCGGCGGAATTCTAAGAGGAGCGCGCGGGGCCCAGCGGTCGAAGCTGAGGGGCGCGGCGGCGAAATTCCAAGAGGGCGCGGCGGCGAAATTCCAAGAGGGAGCGGCGGCGGAAAATCATTGGGCATTGGcgaacgacggcggcggcgggaacgcagaagacgacggtggcggcgggaaCGCAGCGGACGACAGCGGTGGCGGAAACCTAGCAGGCGGCGGCAGAAGTATCGGTGCCAGGAAAAATGTCCGTGCCCAGGTGCCGATATGTCGGGACGAAGCTCCCTAAACCCGGCTGGATCTGGCTCGTTTCTATCGCATCGGACGATCAGAAAACGGATGCTCAGTTTGACAGATAGCatccaagcactttttagcaCTTGGGATAATCTACACAGTTTATTGTTTCCGCGATTTCTCTATTAAAGTTCAATTGCAATCCTAATCCTACATATTATTCGATCCTACATATTACGACTGCCGGACCCGCGGGACAAAGCGATAGCAATTCGGAATCGTCAGGCTCCGGATAATtttaggatatatatatattcaatttGGGGGCAAACGTCAGGTTCCAAATTAGCACTTCGAAAGTAACTCGACAAATTTGCAACCCGATTTCCAGCACCCGCCTTGTTCGCGTATCTTCGCTCTCGACCCTTTCTCTCTCTCGAATTCGCCGCCGCAGCCCCTCCTATTCCCGCAGCCTCCACCGCAAATCGCCGGCACGACCCCCACCTCGGTCTCGTCTACCGATTTCCTCCGTCGGCGCCCCTTCTgcgaaccctaccggcggcccAGTTCCCCGTTGTAGCGGCGTAGGGCAACCAGAGATAACGCTCGATTCAGTTTGATGGCTTCTTTGCTGCTCCGAAGTGCTGGTCGCGTGCTCCGGCGATCTCTCCCGCAGGGTCCCTTTCGGCGGTCACCCGCGCAGCAGTTCGTTGATAATCCACGCCTCTTCAGCTCCGATGGCGTCAATAAGGTAAATCCCCGCCTCTTCAGTTCCTATTGCTGGATTAAGTGTTTTCTCCGGCAACTATTGCTGGAGTAGAAAGATTGGATCTTTTACTTCTTTCAGAAACTTCGTTCTTTTCTTCTGGGTAAACGCCCCGTTGCCCCCATGTAGATTAAAGGGTGTTTTATTTGTCACGGGACATCACACGGTTCGATTTGTTTAGAGGATATGATGTCCACCCGTTGATCAATGTGCTTAGAATTTATACGAGAGGTTCATGTAACATAGTGTTAACCCGAACTAAATTAACCGGGCTATTACGTCTTAAAAACAAAAGTTTTGTAATGCAATCTTAACTTTCGATGACAAATTAATGGTGAGCAAGAATAACAGTCCCTGACCAAAAATATCTGGATTCGCGATATCACTAGTATGAGCAGGAACTTCCATAGTTTAGCCTGTTCAACTGTTTTGGGGGATTTAGAGACACAGTACATCATACGTGTATAAGGAAGATAAGGTCTCATATTTTGCATGGATAAAATTTTGTTTAAAGATTTCTATGTTGCTATGTGGGTTAATTAGTGTCAATAATTAAGGGGAAATCATTGAGTCGTTTTTTTATAAAAAGAGAGGTGAATATGAAGCTAATTAACAAGTTAGCGGTGAAATTTTGTTCAAAAAGTTAGATTAATTCAGGTGTTCTATGATGACTAACTCCATGGTTAAGTTATATTTTGGTATACTTCTTTTCTATATTTAGAGCAACTTTTACATATATTAATGGCAAACATGTTGTAGTTTGTAAGTGAATTTGGACAAGTTCAATCAAACTTCTATAAGTGGTACGAATTCTAATCTGTTTTAGCTGTACGATTAGTTACTCCTACATTTTACATATCATCTGGTAATGACCTTGAGGGAAGTGAGACATGCTGGTGTTGATTCAGAATAGACAAGATCATGCATTGTCTGCGCGTGCTTCAGCCAGTTTGTATTGCCTGACGACTTACAATGCTTATCAATTCAGTTACTTACACCTTCAACCATCGACCACAGTAGCTAATCAGAAATCAGACCATTCTAAATCATCACAAATTCACAAGTGATGTACTGTTGGGAAAGGAAAATAAGCAAAGATGATATCGTATAAAGCAAGTACTCTCATTCTTGCACATGCAACCACCAGGAGATCTAGCACACACTCTCTTTTTTGGTGTAAATCTAGCACACTCTCTAATCATCGAAACAATGCCTTCCCTCTCACACATTACATTAAAGTCATGGAGAATACTTGCAAACGCATGGACCAAATCTGAAGATTTGTAGGAAACACAAAGAATAACCTTATTTTGTCTATGCATAAATAACTTGTCTACTAATTTATTTTTCTGCAGCAGTCCCGCACGCTAGAAAAGGGGCTTCATCAACGCATTGAGAACAGCCTCGACAGCATAGAGGCGGACATTACTGCGACTTCACGTACCCAGTGTTCTATAGCGGAACAACTTGAAGCTATACTAAAGAAGGAAATAGACAATGAATTAGCGTGAGCAAACAATCATTGCTCCAGATATATGCACACAGGTATTTTGTTGGTTATCCAAATAATAGTTTCTTTTGACTTGCAGGGATAAGACACGCGAGAAGTTGGTACTCGGTGCCTTTGCTTTTCTTGGTATTACCATTTTTGCTGGTGAAGCCCTATTTCGTGGAGTCAAGGAGAAATATCAGGCAGTTAAACCTCTAATTTAAAGCCAGTTATTTTTGGCTTTCGGAAGGGCTTCCCTGAAGCTGGGGGAAGGTAGCTTCCTGGAGAAGCCTAAACTGGGTGAGGGCAGCTTCCTCGAGTAGTATCCATATGAACTTTGTGTTGGGACTTCTTTGCCCTTCTTTGCTTGTATTCTACTGTATTGAGTTATGTCATCTACAGTTCTACACTgcgttagagcaagtacaatagagtccagtcagctgactataagacattaaataatatattttagatgagttggaggagagagaagaggagagagaagggaggtgggctactatgcaataaccAGCTCTTGCACatactcctaggcaccttgtgagagtgaaatgtgggccatatattagtaaagtactacattcttatagccaactattgtacatgttagctatatgatgactacaaatgatatgacatcttgttatagccaacagttggctatactattggaattgctcttatgaGCTTTGGAGCATCTTCACTTGTGCCTCCCATATGGCCTTCGGCACAGCCGTCTTTTGGCCCGTATGGTGGGGCGTCTGGCAGTCTGGCTCGGGCACAGAAATGAGGGTTGGTTGGCTCCCAGCCGTAGACCCcatataacaaacaaataatttaggTCGGAAGGAGAAGTGTGATAAGCTTTGAATGGAAGCCCCGGTAAACGGCGGCGCGACCTGCACGAATGGTGTAACGACTACCCCGCTGTCTCCGATATGGACCCGGTGAAATTGAATTCTCCTAATTTATGCAAGCGAAGAAATAAAGAACATTTTACTACATATGTATTTAAATAAACTAGGCGTACTCCTTGTCGTGGATATGATCACGACAGTTACTATGGGGTGTAGCACTTCATCGATGTGGGGAAAGGCGGCGTACCCATCTGCGAAATAAGGTGCACAAGACACGGGGTTTTACCCAGATTCAGCCTTTCCGAAGAGTAAAAGGCCTTTCTGAAGAGTAAAAGACCTACGTTCCGCTACATCTATTGTCCTTTAAAGTTTACAATAGCctgggatagatctgattagctctatttttTCTTCTTACCTCTTTTCTTTCTCATCTtatctttgcgagttttgagtatTCTCTCTTATCTAAGTTTCCCGAGTCTTAGGATTCTACGTGGATTGGACGATCTTTACCTTCAACCTAATAGGTTCGACCTTCGGAGGATCCCAAGAGTGGTGGTGTCGCCCGATCAACATGGAGCAATAACTCTTGTTAGTGGCgttgaggagatcgacacgtcgcaagaagatccgatagttcacctctcttcccCATACCATGGCGTGGGATCTCAGGGCACGATCccctgttagtggtgtcgattgtaacggcgcaGCCCAGGATaacacccctattagatttgcttgttctttttttctttatgcatcatcatgtcatcatgcgtcatatcatccatgttttacaaaataaaattattttataaacccttcttattttattttaatcTCCCATATGGTTCTACTAGATCATGaaggcgcgcgttgctgcgcccgtctatatttaggaaaatatatatatatgttttaaAATACTGAAAATAGAGACATTTGTTAAACTTCGAACAATTTGAATTGCAATGCAATGGTTCTGTAGATCATATTCATGATAAGATACAAGAAGAAGTCAGAGCAAAATCTTACAAATCCAATTCTCTAAAGGCTCACATCTTCTACTCTTGCCTAGATTTCAACTCTAATATAGTCAACCTCTAGTGGAACCCAGTTCTTGCATTGCTCAATACTTGAATGTTAATATGAGGTGCAACACTGCAACTGAAAACACCCACTATTTTATTGAATGAACATGAAGGTTACTATGAAATTCTGAAACTAAAGATGTCCAACTGATATAGCAATGCACACACCATCATCTCAGAAATATGAAGGATCAGAACCATTATCTAAGAAAAAGCGACAAACAATGTTTAGTTATTATGGACTTAGTTATGTCCATCATCCATGAATTCCATTTAGCATCAATAGTATAATTGACTTAAGTTTGATAGATCAAAAGAACCACCGGTATAAGATCAAAGAATACTTAAAACCTGACGTATAGAACAAATAAAATTGATCTCACCTCTCTTGGATTTATTTATATATTTACATGAGCACATTTGCTATCCACTTATATTGCATAGTGTAGCATTAAGAATCTCACATGCATGTCAATTTGTTACCCGCACAAAAGTTTTCCGAAATCTACTTGGTGCATTGACTCAGGTGCAActgttcatgttgcaaattcttACAGGGATTCTATTCGACGTGGACTACGTAAAGAAGCGAAAGATGCATTGAAGTCGTGAATGGAGTTCAATCAGAAGTTGAAGCTGTTGGCGACGTCCTTTTGGAGTTAGCTGGTGGCTTAACCATTCTTCTTAAAGATATTTTATTTGTTCCTTCTTTACACAAAAATTTGATTAGTGTATCTCATTTGGATAAAGACAGTGATCGGTATTATTTTGGACATGAcaagtgtgccatatggtgtaataatacTTATGTGGGGGTTGTTTTACTCCacgatgagctttatttattatcCTTGTGTGAAAAAGTATTGTCTGTGTGTAAAGTAATGAGCAACTTGCGTCGAAGAAAGaacaatagaaaagaaaaagaactgaccagtcatcgaaattatggcattgtcgcttagaccatatttcgagggggagaatagaaagaattgttaaaaatgatattcttcctcaattagaattctcagacatagaacacTGCATagattgcattaaaggaaaatttataaaacaaattaaaatggtgcaactcaaagcaccgcaacactagaaataattcacactaATATATGTGCACCATTACCTGTGGAAAGTGTGGATGgttatgattcgttcataacattcatgGATGATTACtgccgatatggttatatttatccaatcaaAGAATGAACATAAGTGTtggataaatttaaaatattcaaagctgaagttgaaaatcaacatgataaaagaataataaAAAGTAATGTCTGATCgtgtactacggtcgacatactccatatggccaagtccctcgaccttttgcaaggttcttaCAGGAGACTAGTATAGTAGCCAAGTATTCTATGCCGGGAGAACCTTAGCAGAATGGAGTAGCTGAAAAGGAGTATCCGTACCCTTATGAATATGGTGCGCaatatgatgagctattccaccctaccattagGATTGTGGATTGAGGTGTTAAAACctctattcacattctaaacagagtaccaagaaaatcggtgcccaaaacactGTATGAGCTATGGATAGGGAGAGttccttctctaaaccacctaaAAAGTGTGGGTGGGGGGCTGCTGAAGCCAAAGTGTTCAATCCAAacatcgcaaagttagataccaaaacaggcagctgccattttattggctatcctgaaaatTCAAAAGGTTATCATTTCTACTGTCCAAACAAATATACAAAGTATGTGGAAACGTGACATGTTGTCTACTTAGAAGACGACATGATGAGGGGGAGtatggtagctcggaaaaatgATTTTGAGGAGAAGAgagtgcatgcacctaatccaaTTACTCATGAGtcattttttgcgctaccatgtgcacctgcaCCGATAATCCCTgtgattgtggtgcaagcgcatgttgtgactccacccatgacaacgatgagtgaaaattcggaacctgtccgtcaggacccgaatgaaccatttgttgagcatgaaagggagcaacaacagccacctccagAAGCTAAGCCACAAGTTGAAGAACGGAATGCTCAAGAGAATGAGGCCCTTAGAAGGTCTACATGAGCTAGAAAATCATCCATTCGACTgattacaaagtttacaacacataaacagttcatatggaaggtgatcccacttcatatgaagaagccatgagaaTCCCAGGTTCATCAaaatgggtggaggccatggaagacgaaatgagatcgatgagtGCCAACAATGTTTGGGAATTAGAAAATATTCCTAAAAGAGCCAAAACAGTAGGCCgcaaatgggtctacaaaatCAATGACTCCAATGAGAATGTAGAAAAGTACAAAGCATGACTTGTGGCAAAAAGATTttcacaaagagaagggatagattacaatgagacattttctccagactcatgtaaggattccttcagaatcataatggcactagttgcacatttttatTTAGAGCTACATCAGAtggtgatggctcccaagtggaggagatcaattgtagtactttttaaTAAAGAAAAGGTTAtcaaacccacgaggagctgaaggtattggttagcaaaaTAACAAGAAAGCAGTAATAATAAAGTAACGTTTTTCGTGTTTTGAgcatatagtttgcaataaatgtaaagtgcggaaagtaaatagcaaataagtaattgttggagatatgcccaagaggcaataataaaatggttattataatatatctttgtgtttatggtaaatgtttgcatatcatgctataattgtattaaccgaaacattgatacatgtgtgttatgtaaacaacaaggagtccctagtaagcctcttgtataactagcttgttgattaatagatgatcatggtttcatgatcatgaacattggatgttattaataacaaggttatgtcattgaatgaatgatataatggacatacacccaaataagcgtagcataagatcacgtcattaagttcaattttctataagcttccgatacatagttacctagtccttcgaccatgagatcatgtaaatggcttataccggaagggtcctttgattacatcaaacgccactgcgtaaatgggtggttataaagatgggattaagtattcggaaagtgtgagttaaggcatatggatcaagagtgggatttgtccatccctataacgaatagatatactctcggccctcttggtggaatatcgtctgattagcttgcaagcatgtgactggttcacaagagatgattttccatagtacgagtaaagagtacttgtcggagacgaggttgaacaaggtatagagataccgatgatcaaacctcggacaagtaaaatatcgcgagacaaaggaaatcagtatcatatgtaaatggttcaatcgatcactaagttatcgttgaatatgtgggagccattatggatctccagatcccgctattggttattggtcggagaggagtcttgaccatgtctacatagttcacgaaccgtagggtgacacacttaaggtttgatgccgttttaagtagatatggaatatggaatggagttcgaatgtttgttcggagtcttggatgggatccaggacatcacgaggaggtccggaatggtccgaagaataagattcatatacaggaagtcactttccaagtttggaaatgatccggtgcatttatggaaggcgctagaatgttctagaaccttccggaagaaatcaccatggaaggtggagtcccggttggactccaccaaccctaacttgccaaccaagtgggagggtgaagTCCATGGAGgaatccacctccttggccggccaacaaggggggaaggggagagtccctgtccctctaggtttcgtccatatggcagtttttgaattggggtcttatttgaagactttgggcaaaccctagggattccacctatataaagaggaggagagggaggggtagccactcttggccgcaccatcaAAGGggccccctggccggcgccccagccaccccctctctcccaaaccctagcctctctcctcctccatttcccacaacgcttaggcgaagccctgccggagttctccaccaccaccgccaccacactgtcatgctgtcgggattccgaggaggatctactacatctactgcccgctggaacggggagaaggacgtcgtcatcaacaccgaatgtgtgaccgagtacggaggtgctgcccgactgtggcaccgtcaagatcttctacgcgcttttgaaagcggcaagtgatcgactacagcaacaacgcgatctaatatcgtaggctttggaaatctttgagggttagtctcatgatcttctcgttgctaccatcttctagattggatcttggcttgttattcgttcttgcggtaggaatttttttgttttctatgctacgaatcccatcagtggtatcagagccgtgtctatgcatagattggttgcacgagtagaacacaatggttttgtgggcgttgatgctcttgttgtttttagttagtgtactttgcatcttgcgggatggtgggatgaaggggcccgggctaactttacatgaccacgttcatgagacttgctccacgctcgacatgcaactagtATTGCATAAGTGCTTTgccggtgtctgtctctctcaccatagtgaagattcaatctactctttctattgacaacactagtatcaccgttgtggttcatgttcgtatgtagattggatcttactcgaaaaccctaaaccacgtaaaatttgcaaaccaaattagaggcgtctaacttgtttttgcagggtttggtgatgtgatatggccatgatgtgatgatgaatatgtatgagatgatcattattgtattgtggcaaccggcaggagccttatggttgtctttatatttcatgtagtagtatttttcaaagtagttgtaatagttgctacatgtggtgaacaaccacgaagacggcgccatggaccttgacgctacaccgacgatgatggagatcatgcccgttggtgatggagatcatgtccgtgctttggagatgaagatcaaaggcgcaaagactaaagggccatatcatatcacatatgaattgcatgtgatgttaatccttgtatgcatcttatcttgcttagatcgcgacggtagtactataagatgatccctcacattaatatcaagataataaagtgttctcccctcgtatgcaccattgctacagttcgtcgttttgaagcatctcgcaatgatcggatgtgatagattctacgttcacatacaatgggtgtaagtcatgttgcacacgcagaaatacttgggtttgcttgacgatcgtagcatgtacagacatggcctcggaacacaggaaaccgaaaggttgaacacgagtcatatggatgatatgatcaacatgttgatgttcaccattgaagctacatcatctcacgtgatgattgataacgcgtgaagcacacgtccgttgggaaccccaagaggaag includes these proteins:
- the LOC124678867 gene encoding uncharacterized protein LOC124678867 isoform X2, whose product is MASLLLRSAGRVLRRSLPQGPFRRSPAQQFVDNPRLFSSDGVNKSRTLEKGLHQRIENSLDSIEADITATSRTQCSIAEQLEAILKKEIDNELADKTREKLVLGAFAFLGITIFAGEALFRGVKEKYQAVKPLI
- the LOC124678867 gene encoding uncharacterized protein LOC124678867 isoform X1 is translated as MASLLLRSAGRVLRRSLPQGPFRRSPAQQFVDNPRLFSSDGVNKQSRTLEKGLHQRIENSLDSIEADITATSRTQCSIAEQLEAILKKEIDNELADKTREKLVLGAFAFLGITIFAGEALFRGVKEKYQAVKPLI